A portion of the Musa acuminata AAA Group cultivar baxijiao chromosome BXJ1-1, Cavendish_Baxijiao_AAA, whole genome shotgun sequence genome contains these proteins:
- the LOC103992013 gene encoding chromatin modification-related protein EAF1 B isoform X6: MHGLSPGLSLPVNAEIKPMGGVVDCGLGVDSKTSPRRAAIEKAQADLQQEFGIREERKKELEFLEKGGNPLDFKFIHAASISVQSTSLTDQVAEPYVTSEAKGSFTLAASPHGESVESSGRPGGSVGREPNIGDNLLLLNRENNKLHGEKNAKHRSKRGSISHLEQSSHVDGCHNAKDTEDSVIFRLGAKSQAYARRNRSRTGRDCTNLGLTDSGSRHGNRASITSSYTPSPRGTKGSLLELQAQNHAASSISNPKAANPDGAVVPEALAPDDQVDMQLDMMQHNDTCPDTVMDGSPQGVEEVKITENLQGSDSYNQHSSLAEKATNGTSSQLCDIIRKDDFLSVDLISAPLEANKSKEVTCGAENDNGCGVTDKSITSLDEDDLCHKISVADNINQNLDVDITENFFCANGTCDIHENTDGGQSLMPRTTDGSSGGDLKQTSEATTSVPDNRSLKEELTNADDPTNPNDASRFQLNFSNSVVQLKDDGCDSRTEAQIEVLPVTNSEPVKLNGEISCEPEKKIDNNLADSNCIKTSLLLSSTSGSQEAVLIKRSSTSTSEIQTSTAGHKKAHEDAILKEARLIEARFKSAGELSSDSKYFEKQQKCHWDFVLEEMTWMANDFMQERLWKTAAASQVSRLIASCGRGKFDQLNILRVQRNVARSLAKAVMHFWHAAEALRMGDTTPNAIHHECKLYRLSSSNFMVAEMERDQDRHTVLDYAVRMLKYNGSISSHSALAEAPTTPDRQNDVGILEITWEDQLSEESLFYTVPSGAMQAYRKSMESQWMHYKKYGTVHQDDCETSMCNSVAGGPQENVYEEDEGETGTYLLPGMFEAGSSSKLSQKKRKHMQQKSIATRLNEGGGDFSYEPYLESKSGNQPFILNGKRTSSTFSVGSFPTKRVRTATRQRGVSPYPSGVVGPLRAISKTDASSEDTSSFLDDQSSLHGGSMSRKNLGVETTVDFERQLPYDGNEISSKSKKKKKKPKHLGYKNSLNLAEPGLLVVPGKGSIQGSSYEQRLQAEPMIQHEQKEHVKKRMESQNFDTNGGGVYAQHAAKKTKILKQMPEASPDALTPVTGLLPSPVASQMSNMSNSNKLIKIIATRDRARKKGLKMTAGQSGSGGPWTNFEDQALVVLVHDMGPNWELVSDAINNTLQFKCIFRKPKECKERHKFLMDKSAGDGADSAEDSGSSQPYPSSLPGIPKGSARQLFQRLQGPMEEDILKTHFEKIILLGQNLSACRHQTDIQEGKQMTPIHSSHVVALSLVCPNNLSGGILTPLDFCESVSSSTDVFPMAYQGTHTGSLPVPSHQGSMTSILSTSSVSTMLQGSPGMVLSSSLPSTSAPLNPSSRDSQRYGVPRPSSLPVDDPQRMQQYSQMLSGRTLQQSSMSLPGALPMGVDRGVRMLPVASSMGMMSGVNRGMPMTRPAFQGLSSPGMLNIVSTGNILSSGGNGVPNSVNVHPGSVSSPGNSMMRPRDPLQMLRPGQNPEEHKQMMMQEIQMQASQANGQSVPPFNGLGASFSNAVIPAPIQTFPVQQHQQSHQMLQQAHMLGNPHHHHIQGTNHSSPQQQAYAIRVAKERQLQQRLMPHQQHHISGQNAVSPIQNNSQIQPQSQPCSPVTPVSSSQGQQKQQSISRNPPPGMSNQIMKQRQRQQVQHHQPRQQQQQQQQQQQQQRQQSQQQVKLMKGLGRGNVLIHHNLSADTPQISGFSTTSKNQVSDKHMMQQGQGFFPGNPGLNPALHQPGSQTNIYPHPLPQSTKQISPISDTCNQGSAQSSPSHNMLTSQQAPIPSSVSLPKQHQQPQQRYMNQSQQSTQRIMLQQNRQMNSDGRAQSSTDQGPVNKTVPSASITQGSDSGTSAPAVSSPTLWNPEPIYDTDAPPPTAQMVRSAQENVVGSEALVPSSSQSLVPHQLPGVPLHGQDVGGQWQQQQQQQQQPQHQQEQQHSQHENQQTVQSNLYAQPSELGPG, translated from the exons GGAGACCTGGTGGTTCTGTCGGTCGTGAGCCTAACATCGGAGACAATTTATTACTCTTGAATAGAGAAAACAACAAATTGCATGGAGAGAAAAATGCTAAACATAGAAGTAAAAGAGGTAGTATTTCTCATTTAGAACAATCTTCTCATGTTGATGGttgtcataatgcaaaagatacgGAGGACTCTGTTATTTTTCGTCTTGGAGCTAAAAGCCAGGCATATGCGCGGCGTAATAGATCAAGAACAGGTCGTGATTGTACCAATTTAGGTTTGACTGATTCCGGTTCTCGACATGGCAATAGAGCTTCCATTACGTCTTCCTACACACCTAGTCCTAGGGGTACAAAAGGGTCTTTATTAGAGTTACAAGCACAAAACCATGCTGCTTCTTCCATTTCAAACCCAAAGGCAGCAAATCCAGATGGTGCTGTTGTACCAGAGGCTTTAGCTCCTGATGATCAAGTGGATATGCAGCTAGACATGATGCAACACAATGACACATGTCCTGACACAGTAATGGATGGATCGCCCCAAGGGGTAGAAGAAGTTAAAATTACTGAAAATCTGCAGGGAAGTGACTCCTATAATCAACATTCATCTCTTGCTGAGAAAGCTACCAATGGTACCTCCTCTCAGTTGTGTGATATTATCAGGAAGGATGATTTTCTTTCAGTTGATTTAATTTCTGCCCCTCTTGAGGCTAACAAAAGTAAGGAAGTCACATGTGGTGCTGAAAATGACAATGGATGTGGTGTAACAGATAAATCAATAACCAGTTTGGATGAGGATGATCTGTGTCATAAAATTTCTGTTGCAGACAATATCAATCAAAACTTGGATGTGGATATCACAGAAAATTTTTTTTGTGCAAATGGCACTTGTGACATTCATGAAAATACAGATGGCGGTCAGTCTTTGATGCCGAGGACAACTGATGGTAGTTCAGGAGGAGACTTAAAACAGACATCTGAAGCGACCACATCTGTGCCAGATAACAGGTCTTTAAAAGAAGAGCTAACTAATGCCGATGACCCCACTAATCCTAATGATGCATCTAGGTTTCAATTAAACTTCAGCAACTCAGTTGTTCAGTTGAAAGATGATGGATGTGACAGCAGAACTGAGGCTCAAATTGAAGTTTTGCCTGTTACCAACTCTGAACCTGTGAAACTGAATGGTGAAATCAGTTGTGAGCcagaaaagaaaatcgataataatTTAGCTGATTCAAATTGCATCAAAACAAGCTTATTGTTGTCCTCAACTTCTGGCTCTCAAGAAGCTGTCCTGATAAAAAGGAGTTCTACATCTACCTCTGAGATTCAGACTTCCACTGCAGGTCACAAAAAGGCACATGAAGATGCTATATTGAAAGAGGCCAGATTAATAGAG GCACGGTTCAAAAGTGCTGGGGAGCTGTCTTCTGATAGTAAATATTTCGAGAAGCAACAAAAATGTCACTGGGATTTTGTGCTTGAGGAAATGACATGGATGGCAAATGATTTCATGCAG GAGAGATTGTGGAAGACTGCAGCTGCTTCACAAGTTTCTCGATTGATTGCTTCTTGTGGTCGAGGAAAATTTGACCAGCTAAACATATTGCGCGTGCAAAGAAACGTGGCTAGAAGTCTAGCCAAGGCAGTTATGCACTTCTGGCATGCAGCTGAGGCTCTCCGTATGGGCGACACTACACCTAATGCAATCCATCATGAATGCAAATTATATAGGCTCAGTTCATCAAATTTCATGGTGGCTGAAATGGAGAGAGACCAG GACCGTCATACTGTCTTGGACTATGCAGTTAGGATGCTGAAATATAATGGCAGCATATCAAGTCATTCTGCCTTGGCTGAAGCACCAACTACTCCTGATAGACAAAATGATGTGGGCATTTTGGAAATAACTTGGGAAGATCAACTTTCTGAA GAAAGTCTTTTCTATACAGTACCTTCTGGTGCGATGCAGGCATACAGAAAATCTATGGAGTCCCAGTGGATGCATTACAAG AAATATGGTACTGTGCATCAAGATGATTGTGAGACCTCTATGTGCAATTCTGTGGCAG GTGGACCTCAGGAAAATGTATATGAAGAGGATGAAGGTGAAACAGGCACCTATCTTCTGCCTGGAATGTTTGAAGCAGGCTCATCATCAAAACTTTCCCAGAAGAAGAGAAAACACATGCAACAAAAATCCATTGCCACAAGGCTTAATGAAGGTGGTGGTGACTTTTCTTATGAACCTTACTTGGAAAGCAAATCAGGAAATCAACCTTTTATATTAAATGGGAAAAGAACTTCAAGTACCTTTAGTGTTGGTTCATTTCCAACAAAACGTGTAAGAACAGCTACAAGGCAGCGGGGTGTCAGTCCTTATCCTTCTGGAGTTGTTGGGCCTCTACGAGCAATTAGTAAAACAGATGCTTCAAGTGAAGACACAAGTTCTTTCCTAGATGACCAGAGTTCATTGCATGGTGGATCTATGTCCAGGAAAAATTTGGGTGTTGAGACTACAGTAGACTTTGAGAGGCAATTGCCATATGATGGTAATGAAATATCCTCAAAatctaaaaagaagaagaagaagcctaaGCATTTAGGATATAAGAATTCACTAAACTTGGCTGAACCTGGTCTTTTAGTTGTTCCTGGAAAG GGTTCAATCCAGGGGTCATCGTATGAGCAAAGGTTGCAAGCTGAACCCATGATTCAGCATGAGCAG AAGGAACATGTTAAAAAGAGAATGGAGTCTCAAAATTTTGATACAAATGGAGGTGGTG TTTATGCACAACATGCTGCTAAGAAGACCAAAATTTTGAAGCAAATGCCAGAGGCTTCCCCTGATGCACTTACTCCAGTGACTGGGTTGTTGCCTTCACCAGTTGCTTCCCAGATGAGTAATATGTCCAATTCGAATAAACTTATCAAAATCATTGCCACTCGGGATCGTGCACGAAAAAAGGGATTGAAG ATGACTGCTGGGCAATCTGGATCGGGAGGTCCATGGACAAATTTTGAGGATCAG GCACTTGTTGTCCTTGTTCATGATATGGGTCCAAACTGGGAGCTAGTTAGTGATGCAATCAACAATACCCTCCAGTTCAAG TGTATCTTCCGCAAACCCAAAGAATGCAAAGAGCGACACAAATTTTTGATGGACAAAAGTGCTGGTGATGGGGCTGACAGTGCAGAAGACTCTGGTTCATCTCAGCCATATCCATCCAGTCTACCTGGAATTCCAAAG GGAAGTGCACGACAGTTGTTTCAGCGTCTTCAGGGACCAATGGAAGAGGATATTCTGAAGACACATTTTGAGAAAATCATTTTGCTTGGACAAAATCTGTCTGCCTGTAGGCATCAG ACTGATATTCAGGAAGGGAAACAAATGACTCCAATTCATAGTTCCCATGTAGTTGCTCTTTCACTTGTATGCCCAAACAACTTGAGTGGAGGTATTCTAAC accacttgatttttgtgaatcGGTTTCTTCAAGCACAGATGTTTTTCCTATGGCATATCAGGGTACTCATACTGGTAGCTTACCAGTCCCAAGTCATCAAGGTTCTATGACTTCTATCCTTTCTACGTCAAGTGTTAGCACCATGTTACAAGGATCTCCTGGTATGGTCCTCAGTAGCAGCTTACCTTCAACCTCTGCTCCATTGAATCCCTCTTCTAG GGATTCCCAGAGGTACGGTGTGCCAAGACCATCTAGCTTACCTGTTGATGATCCACAAAGAATGCAGCAGTATAGCCAAATGCTTTCTGGAAGAACCCTTCAGCAATCTAGTATGTCATTACCTGGAGCTTTGCCAATGGGAGTTGATCGTGGTGTTCGAATGTTGCCTGTAGCTAGTAGTATGGGGATGATGTCTGGGGTGAACAGAGGAATGCCCATGACAAGGCCAGCATTTCAAGGATTAAGTTCCCCAGGCATGTTGAACATAGTTTCCACTGGAAATATTCTTTCGAGTGGTGGAAATGGGGTGCCAAATTCTGTGAATGTGCATCCAGGTTCTGTATCTAGCCCAGGAAACTCAATGATGCGGCCACGGGATCCTCTGCAGATGCTTCGG CCTGGTCAAAATCCAGAGGAACATAAGCAAATGATGATGCAAGAAATACAGATGCAAGCCTCACAAGCGAATGGGCAGTCTGTTCCACCTTTCAATGGTCTGGGTGCCTCCTTTTCCAATGCAGTGATTCCTGCACCAATTCAGACATTTCCAGTTCAACAACACCAACAATCTCATCAGATGCTGCAACAAGCACACATGCTTGGAAACCCTCACCATCATCACATACAAGGCACAAACCACTCGAGCCCTCAGCAGCAGGCATATGCCATCCGGGTTGCTAAAGAGAGGCAACTCCAACAACGGTTGATGCCTCATCAACAACACCATATCTCTGGACAAAATGCAGTGTCACCTATTCAAAATAATTCACAGATCCAACCGCAATCACAGCCATGTTCTCCTGTGACTCCAGTATCTTCTTCACAAGGTCAACAGAAGCAGCAAAGTATATCAAGGAACCCACCACCTGGAATGTCAAATCAGATTATGAAGCAAAGACAACGGCAACAGGTTCAACATCATCAGCcaagacagcagcagcagcagcaacaacaacaacaacagcagcaaaGGCAACAGTCTCAACAGCAAGTCAAACTTATGAAAGGATTAGGCAGGGGGAACGTGTTAATTCATCATAACTTATCAGCAGACACCCCTCAAATTAGTGGCTTTTCAACAACTTCTAAGAACCAAGTTTCTGATAAACATATGATGCAGCAGGGCCAAGGATTTTTTCCTGGTAATCCAGGTCTGAACCCAGCATTGCATCAACCTGGAAGTCAAACAAATATCTACCCTCATCCACTTCCACAGTCAACAAAGCAAATATCACCAATTTCTGATACCTGCAATCAAGGCTCTGCTCAAAGTTCACCCAGCCATAACATGTTAACTTCTCAGCAAGCTCCAATTCCTTCTTCAGTCTCTTTGCCTAAACAACATCAACAACCGCAGCAGCGTTATATGAATCAATCTCAACAAAGCACTCAAAGAATAATGCTTCAGCAAAATCGGCAGATGAACTCTGATGGTAGGGCGCAATCATCAACTGATCAGGGCCCAGTTAATAAGACAGTTCCGAGTGCATCAATTACTCAGGGTAGTGATTCAGGCACTAGTGCACCTGCGGTTTCATCTCCAACCCTGTGGAATCCAGAGCCAATATATGATACAGATGCACCGCCTCCAACGGCTCAAATGGTTAGGTCAGCACAGGAAAATGTAGTGGGGAGTGAAGCTTTAGTGCCTTCTTCCAGCCAGAGCTTAGTACCACATCAATTGCCAGGTGTGCCACTGCATGGTCAAGATGTTGGGGGGCAgtggcagcaacagcagcagcaacaacagcaacCTCAGCATCAGCAGGAGCAGCAACATTCTCAGCATGAGAATCAACAGACGGTTCAAAGCAATTTGTATGCACAACCTTCAGAGTTGGGACCAGGGTGA